The following is a genomic window from Bordetella sp. H567.
GGCCGCCACGCTGCAGGGCAAGCTGACCGGCACGCCGGCCCGGCATCGGCTGGAGCTGCGCGGCGGCTATACCCCGGCGCGTTCGCGTCCCGGCATCTTGGGCAGCGCGCCGATGCAGGCATCCGTCGATATCAGCGGTGGCTATGGCGTAGGGACCGGCACGGACGCCGCCTCGCGCCAGGCAGGATGGCGCGGCACCGTTTCCCGGCTGACCTTCTCCAATGCGGGATTCGAGCTGGCGTCGTCGCGGCCCGGTGCCGTGGCCTACCTGCCGCGTGCCGACGCGCCCCTGTGGCAATGGCAGGTCGGGCCGGCCCGTGTCGAACTGGCCCTGCCCGGCGGCGACCGCGTCGTGCTGGACCATTCAGGTTCGCGCGGCGGCTCGGGACGCTGGGAAACGGCCGGGCGCATGGACAACCTGGTACTGACGCCCGCCATGGTGCGCCGCATCCGCCGCGCGCTGGATCTGGAGGCCGCCGCGCGGCAGGGGCAGACGGCGCCGTCCCGCGTCAATGCGAGGGTGCCCGCGAGCCAGCGCCGCATTGCGCTGGACGTATCGTGGGACCTGCGCTACGCCGGCGCGCTGACGGGCAAGGCCAGGTTGGTGCGCCGTTCCGGCGATCTGCTGGTGCCCGGCGATCCACCCATGCCGCTGGGCTTGCGGGATCTTGTCCTGGACCTGAACGCGACCTCGGCCGGTGGGCGCAACAGCCGCGTGGACGCCGCCTTGCGCGTGGATACGGCCAGCATGGGATCGCTGCGCGGCAGCGGCACGGCGATGCTGGCCGCCACGGCCGACGGCGGGATTGGCCTGGCGCCGCACCAGCCGCTGCGCGTGTCGCTGGATGCCGATGTCGCGGACCTGAAGTGGGTGGAACTGTTCACCGGCGACAATACGGACATTGGCGGCGCGCTGAAGGCCAGTGTGCAGGCCCAGGGCACGCCGGGCGGCGCTTGGACGGCGAGCGGCACGGTCCGTGGCCAGCACCTGCGCTATGTGCGCATCGACGACGGCGTGCGCCTGATGGACGGGACGCTGTCGGCGCGCCTGCAGGGAGACCGCCTGATCGTCGACTCGCTGCGTTTTCCGGCGGTGCTGCGCGTGCTGCCCACCGAGACGCGCACGCGCGATTGGGTGACGCGCGATCCGGACGCCAAGAACGGCTATATCGATGCCAGTGGAAGCTGGGGGCTGATGGACGCCGCCGGGCAGGTGCGCATCGTCCTGCACCGGTTCCCTGTGGTCCAGCGAGCGGACCGCTTCGCCATGATGTCGGGCCGCATCGACATCGACGCGGCCCTGCCGCGCATGTCGATACGGGGCGACGTGAAGGCCGACGCGGGCTGGGCCAGCCTGGAAGTCCTGAGCGAAGTGCCCTCGCTGGACGGCGACGTGGTGGTCCACCGGCCCGGCGTGGACGACGCCGGGCACGCCACGCCCCTGCAGACCGACCTGGACCTGAACGTGGACCTGGGGCCGCGCTTCTACCTCACCGGCATGGGCCTGGATGCCGCGCTGGGCGGCGCGCTACGCATCCGCTACGTCGACAACCGGCTGATGGGCACGGGCGTGCTGCGCACGCGCGCCGGCCGTATCGACGCCTACGGCCAGCGCCTGCAATTGCGGCGCGGCACCGTCACTTTCCAGGGCACCCTGGACAACCCGCTGCTCGATATCGAGGCCCTGCGTACCGGCGAACAGGTCGAGGCGGGCGTGCGCGTCAGCGGCACGGCGCAGCGGCCGCGTATCGACCTGATTTCCTATCCCGACGTCAGCGACGAGGAAAAACTGTCGTGGCTGGTGCTGGGCCGCGCGCCGGACGCCGGCGGCAACGATACGGCGCTGCTGGTGTCGCTGGGCACGGCCTTGCTGGGCAACGGCGAACCGTTCTACAAGCGTTTCGGTGTGGACGATGTCACCGTGCGCAACGGCACGCTGGGCAATACCAACAGCCTGCTACCCAACCAGACCGTGGCGGGCAATGTCAACCAGGACGTGAGCCAGACGCTGGCGACCCAGTTCGTGGTGGCCAGCAAGAATTTCGCGGATGGTGTCACGCTCAGCGTGGAACAGGCGTTGGCGGGCTCCGAAACCGTGGGCCGCCTGAGCTACCGGTTGTCCCGCCGATGGTCCGTGGACGTCAAGGGCGGTTCGGTCAACGGCCTGGAGCTGGTTTATCGGACCTTCCTTGGGGACTGATCCCCGGACGGGGACGCCGTGGACGGTAAAATACCGCGCACTTCAACCTGAGGTTTCCTTCCCATGAGTATCAAGAGCGACCTGTGGATCCGGCGCGCCGCGGCTAACGGCATGATCGAGCCCTTCGAGCCCGGCCAGGTGCGCGAGTCCAACGGCGGCCGGATCGTCAGTTATGGCACCAGCAGCTATGGCTACGACGTGCGCTGCGCGAACGAGTTCAAGATATTCACCAACATCAATTCGACCATCGTCGATCCCAAGAATTTCGACGAGAAATCCTTCGTCGATTTCACGGGCGATGTCTGCATCATTCCGCCGAATTCCTTCGCGCTGGCGCGCACGGTGGAATATTTCCGCATCCCGCGCAGCGTCCTGACCATCTGCCTGGGCAAGAGCACCTACGCCCGCTGCGGCATCATCGTCAACGTCACGCCGCTGGAACCGGAATGGGAAGGCCACGTCACGCTGGAATTTTCCAACTCTACGCCCCTGCCGGCCAAGATCTATGCCGGCGAAGGGTGCGCCCAGATGCTGTTCCTGGAAAGCGACGAGGTCTGCGAAACCTCGTACCGTGACCGTGGCGGCAAATACCAGGGCCAGCTGGGCGTCACGCTGCCGAAGACCTGAGCGGCGGCCGCGCGGCCGCCGCAACCACGGGCACCGGCGGCACCCCAAGCACCGCGGGCACCATTCGTCCGCTTATCGGGCTTTGTACCGGTCCAGGATGGCCTTGCCGTCCGCTCCCGTGCGATCTTGCCAATCG
Proteins encoded in this region:
- a CDS encoding translocation/assembly module TamB domain-containing protein, which produces MNILARLLRNVVVWWVPTLLLFLCALAAAVGWVAATQPGAQWLARTAMPQLGGRAEDLTGSVWGGLHVGHLVVDAAGVSLDARNLTLRVAWMELLQRRLRVRELSADSLDLDLHDIAQGTAPSDQAGQTPSLPLDIAVDRLVVGELALRRNGEPMPVALSGLQAALRAGADGARARIDTLHVAHAWGDADLQGQAELKQLAAPWPLAARLHVAARGQGADSPLCVGRFVKAAAPSAAAAPDPCLLQADLQVGGSLDALSATVAAQGAGAVLSAKADLAPQDALPLRVADASLQLPDGTSAAVSLAVSRDDARRAIRLQGSLAAKGLDLARLSGNAIPPAVLTAHGSFDTLLTDGYVLRDGRIELVVDPGSRWNRQALQGSARGRVMTSANDDPSADWTAALGDVRVQGLAVDLGLGGNRVRAHGNVDAGAGAITVDAAAPRLADFWPGLEGAATLQGKLTGTPARHRLELRGGYTPARSRPGILGSAPMQASVDISGGYGVGTGTDAASRQAGWRGTVSRLTFSNAGFELASSRPGAVAYLPRADAPLWQWQVGPARVELALPGGDRVVLDHSGSRGGSGRWETAGRMDNLVLTPAMVRRIRRALDLEAAARQGQTAPSRVNARVPASQRRIALDVSWDLRYAGALTGKARLVRRSGDLLVPGDPPMPLGLRDLVLDLNATSAGGRNSRVDAALRVDTASMGSLRGSGTAMLAATADGGIGLAPHQPLRVSLDADVADLKWVELFTGDNTDIGGALKASVQAQGTPGGAWTASGTVRGQHLRYVRIDDGVRLMDGTLSARLQGDRLIVDSLRFPAVLRVLPTETRTRDWVTRDPDAKNGYIDASGSWGLMDAAGQVRIVLHRFPVVQRADRFAMMSGRIDIDAALPRMSIRGDVKADAGWASLEVLSEVPSLDGDVVVHRPGVDDAGHATPLQTDLDLNVDLGPRFYLTGMGLDAALGGALRIRYVDNRLMGTGVLRTRAGRIDAYGQRLQLRRGTVTFQGTLDNPLLDIEALRTGEQVEAGVRVSGTAQRPRIDLISYPDVSDEEKLSWLVLGRAPDAGGNDTALLVSLGTALLGNGEPFYKRFGVDDVTVRNGTLGNTNSLLPNQTVAGNVNQDVSQTLATQFVVASKNFADGVTLSVEQALAGSETVGRLSYRLSRRWSVDVKGGSVNGLELVYRTFLGD
- the dcd gene encoding dCTP deaminase; its protein translation is MSIKSDLWIRRAAANGMIEPFEPGQVRESNGGRIVSYGTSSYGYDVRCANEFKIFTNINSTIVDPKNFDEKSFVDFTGDVCIIPPNSFALARTVEYFRIPRSVLTICLGKSTYARCGIIVNVTPLEPEWEGHVTLEFSNSTPLPAKIYAGEGCAQMLFLESDEVCETSYRDRGGKYQGQLGVTLPKT